A stretch of Henckelia pumila isolate YLH828 chromosome 4, ASM3356847v2, whole genome shotgun sequence DNA encodes these proteins:
- the LOC140864819 gene encoding 9-cis-epoxycarotenoid dioxygenase NCED1, chloroplastic-like → MATSSTAATSSWVKPKLPIPLTSDLGSCTKCVSFTQPNGFLPKKSSTSIKCSLQTPELFFPKEYTKTAKYQTPSIPTFTPQETNVGKEISSSSPSKPQWNFIQKAAAMALDAVESALTARELENPFPKTADPVVQIAGNFSPVPEQPVKHSLPVTGKIPDSIQGMYVRNGANPLFEPLAGHHFFDGDGMIHGVQFSDGTASYACRFTETQRLIQERDLGRPIFPKAIGELHGHSGIARLLLFYARGMFKLVDHSQGMGVANAGLVYFNNRLLAMSEDDLPYHVRVTPDGDLETAERYNFDGQLKSTMIAHPKLDPVSGEMFALSYDVIQKPYLKYFRFSKDGKKSEDVEIPVSGPTMMHDFAITENFVIVPDQQVVFKMSEMIRGGSPVVYDKDKVSRFGVLDKYAKDASQMKWVEVPDCFCFHLWNAWEEPETDEIVIIGSCMTPPDSIFNECDENLKSVLSEIRLNLKTGKATRRPIMSEQDQVNLEAGMVNRNKLGRKTRYAYLAIAEPWPKVSGFAKVDLFTGEVKKFIYGDEKFGGEPLFLPTDPNSEAEDDGHILAFVHDEKAWTSELQIINAMTMKLEASVNLPSRVPYGFHGTFINAKDLANQA, encoded by the coding sequence ATGGCCACTTCGAGTACTGCAGCAACGAGTTCTTGGGTCAAGCCCAAATTGCCTATTCCACTCACGAGTGATTTGGGCTCTTGTACAAAGTGTGTATCATTCACACAGCCCAATGGATTCCTACCTAAAAAAAGCAGCACCAGCATAAAATGCTCTCTCCAAACTCCAGAACTTTTCTTTCCAAAAGAGTACACAAAAACAGCAAAATATCAAACACCTTCGATACCCACCTTCACACCCCAAGAAACCAATGTCGGAAAAGAGATTTCGTCTTCGTCTCCATCGAAGCCGCAGTGGAACTTCATTCAGAAAGCTGCGGCAATGGCTTTGGATGCTGTGGAGAGCGCGCTGACTGCACGTGAGCTTGAAAACCCATTCCCTAAGACAGCAGACCCTGTAGTCCAGATTGCCGGAAACTTCTCTCCCGTGCCGGAACAGCCCGTTAAACACAGTCTTCCGGTCACCGGGAAAATACCGGATTCCATTCAAGGCATGTACGTGAGGAACGGTGCCAATCCTCTGTTTGAGCCACTCGCCGGCCATCACTTTTTCGACGGTGATGGCATGATTCACGGCGTGCAGTTTTCTGACGGGACTGCTAGCTACGCCTGCCGATTTACTGAGACTCAGCGGCTGATCCAAGAACGGGATTTGGGCCGCCCTATTTTCCCAAAGGCCATTGGCGAGTTACACGGCCATTCAGGTATAGCAAGATTGCTGCTTTTCTATGCTCGTGGGATGTTTAAGCTGGTTGATCATAGCCAAGGCATGGGCGTTGCAAACGCTGGATTGGTGTATTTCAACAACCGTTTGCTGGCCATGTCTGAAGATGATTTGCCCTATCATGTGCGCGTGACTCCAGACGGTGACCTCGAAACAGCGGAAAGATACAATTTTGATGGCCAGCTGAAGTCCACCATGATTGCTCACCCCAAGCTCGACCCTGTTTCTGGTGAGATGTTTGCTCTGAGCTATGATGTGATCCAGAAACCGTATTTGAAGTACTTCAGGTTTTCAAAAGACGGCAAGAAATCAGAGGATGTTGAAATCCCGGTTTCTGGACCAACAATGATGCATGATTTTGCAATCACCGAGAATTTCGTGATCGTGCCGGATCAGCAAGTGGTGTTCAAGATGTCCGAAATGATCAGAGGGGGTTCTCCGGTGGTGTATGACAAGGATAAAGTTTCCAGGTTCGGTGTATTAGACAAGTATGCCAAAGATGCTTCCCAAATGAAGTGGGTGGAAGTGCCCGATTGCTTCTGCTTCCATCTCTGGAATGCATGGGAAGAGCCTGAAACAGACGAAATCGTCATAATCGGGTCCTGTATGACTCCCCCGGACTCCATTTTCAACGAATGTGACGAGAATTTAAAGAGTGTTTTGTCCGAAATCCGGCTCAATCTGAAGACTGGCAAAGCAACTAGGAGGCCCATCATGTCAGAACAAGATCAAGTGAATCTAGAAGCCGGAATGGTGAACAGAAACAAGCTCGGAAGGAAAACCCGATACGCTTATCTAGCCATTGCAGAGCCATGGCCTAAGGTTTCCGGGTTTGCTAAAGTAGACCTCTTCACCGGGGAAGTCAAGAAATTCATCTACGGGGACGAAAAATTCGGCGGGGAGCCTCTGTTCCTTCCCACGGATCCCAACTCCGAAGCAGAAGATGATGGCCATATTCTGGCCTTCGTGCACGACGAGAAGGCCTGGACATCAGAGCTGCAGATAATCAATGCAATGACAATGAAATTGGAGGCCTCAGTTAATCTTCCATCCAGAGTTCCATATGGGTTTCACGGTACCTTCATCAATGCAAAAGACTTGGCAAATCAAGCCTGA
- the LOC140865022 gene encoding ethylene receptor 1-like, whose protein sequence is MDCCMEPQWPADELLMKYQYISDFFIALAYFSIPLELIYFVKKSAVFPYRWVLVQFGAFIVLCGATHLINLWTFTMHTRTVAIVMTCAKVLTAAVSCATALMLVHIIPDLLSVKTRELFLKNKAAELDREMGLIRSQEETGRHVRMLTHEIRSTLDRHTILKTTFVELGRTLALEECALWMPTRTGLELQLSYTLHHQNPVGFTVPIQHPVINQVFNANRAIKISPNSPVARFRRAGKHMPGEVVAVRVPLLHLSNFQIHDWPELSTKRYALMVLMLPWDSARQWRVHELELVEVVADQVAVALSHAAILEESMRARDLLMEQNVALDLARREAETAVRARNDFLAVMNHEMRTPMHAIIALSSLLQETELTPEQRLMVETILKSSNLLATLINDVLDLSRLEDGSLQLEIGNFNLHALFREVLNLIKPIASVKKLYVTLSLSSDLPEFAVGDEKRLMQVLLNVVGNAVKFSKEGGVSISAFLAKSDALRDPRAPEFSPVLSDNHFYLRVQVKDTGLGISPQDIPKLFRKFVQSQPLAAKNSDGSGLGLAISKRFVNLMEGHIWIESEGIGKGSTATFIVKLGIPGRSNEIKYSFVPKSPENYVKPIFSGLKVVVMDENSVGRMVTKGLLTHLGCDVLAVGSGDECVKAVTYEHKLVFLDINIPGAEHFEVAKRIREKFPKRHERHLIIALTGNSDKLTKENCLRVGIDGVVLKPVSVDKMRTVLSELLEHGFLFESQ, encoded by the exons ATGGATTGCTGTATGGAGCCGCAATGGCCGGCCGACGAATTGTTGATGAAGTATCAGTATATTTCAGATTTCTTCATTGCGTTGGCTTATTTCTCGATCCCTTTGGAGTTGATCTACTTTGTTAAAAAATCTGCTGTGTTTCCGTATAGATGGGTGCTAGTTCAATTTGGTGCCTTCATTGTTCTTTGTGGGGCGACACACTTGATTAACTTGTGGACATTCACCATGCATACAAGAACTGTGGCGATTGTCATGACTTGTGCGAAAGTTTTGACTGCTGCTGTGTCGTGTGCGACTGCCCTTATGCTGGTTCATATAATCCCTGATTTATTGAGTGTTAAAACAAGGGAGTTGTTCTTGAAAAACAAGGCCGCGGAGCTCGACAGAGAAATGGGATTGATTCGTTCGCAGGAAGAAACTGGTAGGCATGTTAGAATGCTGACTCATGAAATTAGAAGCACTCTTGATAGGCATACCATTCTAAAGACTACTTTTGTTGAGCTGGGAAGAACTTTGGCTTTGGAAGAGTGTGCTCTGTGGATGCCAACCCGTACGGGATTGGAGCTCCAGCTTTCCTACACTCTTCATCACCAAAACCCAGTTGGGTTTACCGTGCCTATACAGCATCCTGTGATCAATCAGGTTTTCAATGCTAATCGAGCCATAAAAATCTCTCCGAATTCTCCGGTCGCCCGGTTCCGACGAGCTGGAAAACACATGCCTGGGGAAGTGGTTGCCGTGCGGGTTCCCCTCCTGCATTTATCCAATTTCCAGATTCATGATTGGCCTGAGCTCTCGACTAAACGCTATGCTTTAATGGTTTTAATGCTCCCTTGGGATAGTGCAAGGCAATGGCGTGTCCATGAATTGGAGCTTGTTGAAGTGGTGGCTGACCAG GTCGCTGTTGCGCTGTCGCATGCTGCAATTTTGGAGGAATCAATGAGGGCTAGGGATCTTCTTATGGAACAGAACGTTGCTCTTGATCTTGCGAGAAGGGAAGCAGAGACGGCTGTCCGTGCTCGTAATGATTTCTTGGCTGTCATGAATCATGAAATGAGAACTCCCATGCATGCAATAATTGCTCTCTCAAGCTTACTACAAGAGACCGAGCTGACACCGGAGCAACGTCTGATGGTTGAAACAATACTCAAGAGCAGCAACCTTTTGGCAACACTTATAAATGATGTCTTAGATCTTTCAAGGCTTGAAGATGGTAGCCTTCAACTCGAGATAGGAAATTTTAACCTGCATGCACTCTTCAGAGAG GTCCTTAACTTGATAAAGCCTATAGCATCTGTGAAAAAGCTATATGTTACATTGAGTTTGTCTTCAGATTTACCTGAGTTTGCTGTTGGTGATGAAAAGCGGCTGATGCAAGTACTCTTGAATGTTGTTGGGAATGCCGTGAAGTTCTCAAAAGAGGGCGGCGTTTCGATTTCTGCCTTCCTTGCAAAATCAGATGCTTTGAGAGATCCTCGAGCCCCAGAATTTTCCCCCGTACTGAGTGACAACCACTTCTATTTACGTGTGCAG GTAAAAGATACTGGTTTGGGAATCAGCCCACAAGATATTCCTAAGCTATTCAGGAAATTTGTGCAGAGCCAACCTCTAGCTGCCAAAAATTCTGATGGCAGTGGACTTGGTCTGGCAATTAGTAAGAG GTTTGTTAATCTCATGGAAGGGCATATTTGGATTGAAAGTGAAGGTATTGGGAAAGGTTCTACCGCCACCTTCATTGTTAAACTTGGGATTCCTGGACGCTCAAACGAGATCAAGTACTCGTTTGTACCTAAAAGTCCAGAAAATTATGTTAAGCCAATTTTTTCTGGGCTCAAAGTAGTTGTGATGGATGAGAACAG TGTTGGCCGTATGGTAACAAAGGGGCTCCTCACGCACCTGGGGTGTGATGTATTGGCTGTTGGTTCGGGAGATGAGTGTGTCAAAGCTGTTACTTATGAACACAAGTTGGTGTTCCTTGACATAAACATTCCAGGTGCTGAGCATTTTGAGGTTGCTAAAAGGATTCGTGAAAAATTCCCAAAGCGTCATGAGAGACATTTGATTATAGCACTCACAGGAAACTCCGATAAGTTGACAAAAGAGAACTGCTTAAGGGTTGGTATAGATGGAGTCGTGTTAAAGCCTGTTTCCGTGGATAAAATGAGAACCGTTTTATCTGAACTCCTCGAGCATGGATTTTTGTTTGAATCACAGTAA
- the LOC140865024 gene encoding polyadenylate-binding protein-interacting protein 9-like isoform X2, producing MLKEVTGDAAIKEMENPVAVLDPPKATDASAEKSVENNVSSDFKEFAETEGNGGVKDSDLNSDGDSKSEMEVNEIVDILKKLKLNPLAKEFFPSSYYHAQMGIINFAPDDKNSGNDGFPNNQRRRNNYSQNRRRINGRSSRAQRDDSIRRTVYVSDIDHNVTEEQLAALFSGFGQVFDCRVCGDPHSRLRFAFVEFGDEYSARAALSLCGTHLGFSPVTVLPSKTAILPVNPTFLPRSEVEREMCARTVYCTNIDKKVSQIDVKVFFETRCGEVSRLRLLGDHMHSTRIAFVEFSMAESAILALECCGEMLGSQRIRVSPSKTPVRPRIPRPGV from the exons ATGCTTAAAG AAGTGACTGGTGACGCAGCAATTAAGGAAATGGAGAACCCTGTTGCTGTTCTTGATCCACCAAAAGCCACCGACGCTTCCGCTGAAAAATCCGTTGAGAATAACGTCAGCTCCGATTTTAAGGAGTTTGCGGAAACTGAGGGAAATGGTGGGGTTAAGGATTCTGATTTGAACTCCGATGGTGATTCAAAATCAGAAATGGAAGTGAACGAAATTGTTGATATTCTGAAGAAACTGAAGCTGAATCCCCTAGCCAAGGAGTTCTTTCCTTCATCTTATTATCATGCCCAAATGGGGATAATCAATTTTGCTCCTGATGATAAGAATTCGGGAAATGATGGTTTCCCAAATAATCAAAGG AGAAGAAATAACTACAGCCAGAATCGGAGGAGGATAAATGGCAGATCTTCTAGAGCTCAAAGAGATGATAGTATTAGGCGAACAGTCTATGTGTCTGACATTGATCACAAT GTGACCGAAGAGCAGCTTGCTGCGTTGTTCAGCGGCTTTGGACAG GTTTTTGACTGTCGAGTTTGTGGTGATCCACACTCTCGCCTACGCTTTGCCTTTGTAGAATTTGGTGATGAGT ATTCTGCTAGAGCTGCTCTTAGCCTTTGTGGGACACATTTAGGTTTCTCTCCTGTGACAGTCCTGCCTTCAAAAACGGCCATTCTACCGGTTAACCCCACCTTTCTTCCTAGG TCGGAGGTTGAGCGTGAAATGTGTGCCAGGACCGTATACTGTACAAATATCGATAAGAAG GTCTCTCAAATTGATGTCAAGGTATTCTTCGAAACAAGATGCGGAGAG GTTTCTCGTCTGAGGCTCTTGGGGGATCACATGCACTCAACACGCATCGCTTTTGTTGAATTTTCCATG GCTGAGAGTGCAATACTGGCCCTCGAGTGTTGTGGTGAGATGTTGGGATCCCAACGCATCAG GGTGAGTCCTTCAAAGACACCGGTAAGGCCTCGGATTCCTCGTCCTGGAGTATAG
- the LOC140865024 gene encoding polyadenylate-binding protein-interacting protein 9-like isoform X1, producing the protein MAAGAEVTGDAAIKEMENPVAVLDPPKATDASAEKSVENNVSSDFKEFAETEGNGGVKDSDLNSDGDSKSEMEVNEIVDILKKLKLNPLAKEFFPSSYYHAQMGIINFAPDDKNSGNDGFPNNQRRRNNYSQNRRRINGRSSRAQRDDSIRRTVYVSDIDHNVTEEQLAALFSGFGQVFDCRVCGDPHSRLRFAFVEFGDEYSARAALSLCGTHLGFSPVTVLPSKTAILPVNPTFLPRSEVEREMCARTVYCTNIDKKVSQIDVKVFFETRCGEVSRLRLLGDHMHSTRIAFVEFSMAESAILALECCGEMLGSQRIRVSPSKTPVRPRIPRPGV; encoded by the exons ATGGCTGCTGGTGCAGAAGTGACTGGTGACGCAGCAATTAAGGAAATGGAGAACCCTGTTGCTGTTCTTGATCCACCAAAAGCCACCGACGCTTCCGCTGAAAAATCCGTTGAGAATAACGTCAGCTCCGATTTTAAGGAGTTTGCGGAAACTGAGGGAAATGGTGGGGTTAAGGATTCTGATTTGAACTCCGATGGTGATTCAAAATCAGAAATGGAAGTGAACGAAATTGTTGATATTCTGAAGAAACTGAAGCTGAATCCCCTAGCCAAGGAGTTCTTTCCTTCATCTTATTATCATGCCCAAATGGGGATAATCAATTTTGCTCCTGATGATAAGAATTCGGGAAATGATGGTTTCCCAAATAATCAAAGG AGAAGAAATAACTACAGCCAGAATCGGAGGAGGATAAATGGCAGATCTTCTAGAGCTCAAAGAGATGATAGTATTAGGCGAACAGTCTATGTGTCTGACATTGATCACAAT GTGACCGAAGAGCAGCTTGCTGCGTTGTTCAGCGGCTTTGGACAG GTTTTTGACTGTCGAGTTTGTGGTGATCCACACTCTCGCCTACGCTTTGCCTTTGTAGAATTTGGTGATGAGT ATTCTGCTAGAGCTGCTCTTAGCCTTTGTGGGACACATTTAGGTTTCTCTCCTGTGACAGTCCTGCCTTCAAAAACGGCCATTCTACCGGTTAACCCCACCTTTCTTCCTAGG TCGGAGGTTGAGCGTGAAATGTGTGCCAGGACCGTATACTGTACAAATATCGATAAGAAG GTCTCTCAAATTGATGTCAAGGTATTCTTCGAAACAAGATGCGGAGAG GTTTCTCGTCTGAGGCTCTTGGGGGATCACATGCACTCAACACGCATCGCTTTTGTTGAATTTTCCATG GCTGAGAGTGCAATACTGGCCCTCGAGTGTTGTGGTGAGATGTTGGGATCCCAACGCATCAG GGTGAGTCCTTCAAAGACACCGGTAAGGCCTCGGATTCCTCGTCCTGGAGTATAG
- the LOC140865024 gene encoding polyadenylate-binding protein-interacting protein 9-like isoform X3 — translation MENPVAVLDPPKATDASAEKSVENNVSSDFKEFAETEGNGGVKDSDLNSDGDSKSEMEVNEIVDILKKLKLNPLAKEFFPSSYYHAQMGIINFAPDDKNSGNDGFPNNQRRRNNYSQNRRRINGRSSRAQRDDSIRRTVYVSDIDHNVTEEQLAALFSGFGQVFDCRVCGDPHSRLRFAFVEFGDEYSARAALSLCGTHLGFSPVTVLPSKTAILPVNPTFLPRSEVEREMCARTVYCTNIDKKVSQIDVKVFFETRCGEVSRLRLLGDHMHSTRIAFVEFSMAESAILALECCGEMLGSQRIRVSPSKTPVRPRIPRPGV, via the exons ATGGAGAACCCTGTTGCTGTTCTTGATCCACCAAAAGCCACCGACGCTTCCGCTGAAAAATCCGTTGAGAATAACGTCAGCTCCGATTTTAAGGAGTTTGCGGAAACTGAGGGAAATGGTGGGGTTAAGGATTCTGATTTGAACTCCGATGGTGATTCAAAATCAGAAATGGAAGTGAACGAAATTGTTGATATTCTGAAGAAACTGAAGCTGAATCCCCTAGCCAAGGAGTTCTTTCCTTCATCTTATTATCATGCCCAAATGGGGATAATCAATTTTGCTCCTGATGATAAGAATTCGGGAAATGATGGTTTCCCAAATAATCAAAGG AGAAGAAATAACTACAGCCAGAATCGGAGGAGGATAAATGGCAGATCTTCTAGAGCTCAAAGAGATGATAGTATTAGGCGAACAGTCTATGTGTCTGACATTGATCACAAT GTGACCGAAGAGCAGCTTGCTGCGTTGTTCAGCGGCTTTGGACAG GTTTTTGACTGTCGAGTTTGTGGTGATCCACACTCTCGCCTACGCTTTGCCTTTGTAGAATTTGGTGATGAGT ATTCTGCTAGAGCTGCTCTTAGCCTTTGTGGGACACATTTAGGTTTCTCTCCTGTGACAGTCCTGCCTTCAAAAACGGCCATTCTACCGGTTAACCCCACCTTTCTTCCTAGG TCGGAGGTTGAGCGTGAAATGTGTGCCAGGACCGTATACTGTACAAATATCGATAAGAAG GTCTCTCAAATTGATGTCAAGGTATTCTTCGAAACAAGATGCGGAGAG GTTTCTCGTCTGAGGCTCTTGGGGGATCACATGCACTCAACACGCATCGCTTTTGTTGAATTTTCCATG GCTGAGAGTGCAATACTGGCCCTCGAGTGTTGTGGTGAGATGTTGGGATCCCAACGCATCAG GGTGAGTCCTTCAAAGACACCGGTAAGGCCTCGGATTCCTCGTCCTGGAGTATAG
- the LOC140865023 gene encoding exopolygalacturonase-like, which translates to MNPRVALGVAFLSIFSALVVCSSHKTKVFNVKKYGAIGNNKTDNSKAFTKAWSESCKWRGKSIVLIPKGTYHLGSIVLKGPCNGRKGFVIKGMLRSPNEPGSFFIDHWITFQNINNLRIHGGGTLDGQGASAWSYNKCNTGSCKRLPVSLRLDFVNDSEISNIKSLNSKNFHFNLFACNRVNIRHVVLSAPADSPNTDGIHVSSSGNINIDKTVISTGDDCVSIGPGNRDIHITNTFCGPGHGISVGSMGKSGTKEDVTSISVVNCTFRGTLNGVQIKTWPDPEAAGGFASNFTYDNILMEKVDNPIFINQQYCPFNLCNPQGSSKIQISNIIFRNIWGTSTTKDAVKLKCSKSHPCHNIALENINLIGPGGVASSSCSNVHGRSRGRQKPPSCLS; encoded by the exons ATGAATCCAAGAGTAGCCCTTGGAGTAGCTTTCCTTTCCATTTTCTCAGCACTCGTCGTGTGTTCGAGTCACAAAACCAAAGTTTTCAACGTCAAGAAATATGGAGCTATTGGGAACAACAAGACCGATAATTCTAAG GCGTTTACGAAAGCTTGGAGTGAGTCATGTAAATGGAGAGGCAAGAGCATTGTTTTGATTCCAAAGGGAACTTACCATTTGGGATCCATAGTTTTAAAAGGACCTTGCAATGGGAGAAAGGGGTTTGTGATCAAAGGGATGCTGAGGTCTCCTAATGAACCGGGTTCCTTTTTCATCGACCATTGGATCACATTCCAGAATATCAACAATCTCAGGATCCACGGCGGGGGTACGTTGGACGGCCAAGGAGCCTCGGCTTGGTCGTATAATAAATGTAACACCGGTTCTTGCAAGCGTCTTCCTGTT TCACTGCGGCTGGATTTCGTGAACGACTCAGAGATATCCAACATAAAGTCACTAAACAGCAAGAACTTCCATTTTAACCTCTTCGCATGCAACCGAGTCAACATCCGGCACGTCGTTTTATCGGCTCCGGCGGACAGTCCCAACACCGACGGCATCCACGTCAGCAGCTCGGGCAACATCAATATCGACAAGACCGTCATCTCCACGGGAGACGACTGCGTGTCCATCGGCCCCGGCAACCGGGACATTCACATCACCAACACATTTTGTGGGCCTGGCCACGGGATCAGTGTCGGTAGCATGGGAAAATCTGGCACCAAAGAAGACGTTACAAGCATCAGCGTCGTCAACTGCACGTTCAGAGGGACTCTTAATGGAGTTCAGATCAAGACTTGGCCGGACCCCGAGGCTGCCGGCGGGTTCGCTTCGAACTTCACATATGACAACATTTTAATGGAGAAAGTTGACAACCCCATATTCATTAATCAGCAGTACTGCCCTTTCAATTTGTGCAATCCTCAg GGATCCTCAAAGATTCAGATAAGCAACATTATATTCAGGAACATATGGGGTACATCAACCACCAAGGATGCAGTGAAACTCAAGTGCAGCAAAAGCCATCCATGTCACAATATTGCTTTAGAGAACATAAACTTGATCGGTCCGGGAGGAGTTGCATCTTCTTCCTGCTCGAACGTCCACGGCAGATCTCGGGGAAGACAGAAGCCTCCTTCTTGCCTTTCATGA